The genome window CCTCTCGTCAGTTGCCCTGAAACCATGTGGAACCATCGGGTCACAGAGGATGCATGTCTTCTCAGTAGCCTCTATTTCTTCATCGCCTACTGTGAAGATGCCTTTACCCTCAACGCAGTACATCAGAAGCCTCATTGGTGCCTTATGGGGCTCGAGCTTCTGTCCGGGTTCAAGGCACATAAGGGCAATCCTCATCTCAGGCTTATCAGAAAGCATCTCCCTCGATATCCTGTCAGGGTAAAATTTTATTAGCTTTTTGAGGTCAAGTGTTTCCATATCATCTCCTTTCTATTCTTCTACTAAACTTATTGCCTCCACACGGCATACATCAACTGCCTCCTGGCAGTTGCAGGTATTGCATTTCTCATGCCCTATAACCCATGCCTTATCATCTCTCATCTCAAAGATCTCAGGGCATATCTCAGGACAAGACCCGCAACCTATACATGTGTCCCAGTCAACTACAGGTTTTAACATATGACCTCCTTTCATTTGTCACCTTTCATTGAACATAATGCCTTCAACTTTCTTATTACAATTCAGTACAGGCATTATACACCTGTTCCCCACTGAAAAATTAAAGAG of Nitrospirota bacterium contains these proteins:
- a CDS encoding ferredoxin, with amino-acid sequence MLKPVVDWDTCIGCGSCPEICPEIFEMRDDKAWVIGHEKCNTCNCQEAVDVCRVEAISLVEE
- a CDS encoding cupin domain-containing protein — encoded protein: METLDLKKLIKFYPDRISREMLSDKPEMRIALMCLEPGQKLEPHKAPMRLLMYCVEGKGIFTVGDEEIEATEKTCILCDPMVPHGFRATDERLVVMAVVTPAEM